In a single window of the Metopolophium dirhodum isolate CAU chromosome 2, ASM1992520v1, whole genome shotgun sequence genome:
- the LOC132938218 gene encoding tRNA pseudouridine synthase Pus10, with protein sequence MDQNVEEIQQNLLKFGCCRVCAVRHLTKPSAINVKTLIAASEQDHDEPKRLKKNPCIACLGLFQNPQKDDIINKIISYLKTSKYDSDTFNLAFNLPMCTIIRGHSIALYVSKLRITFNPTFPTAFVCAKDAWKLMAEDAIVKATGKRFDVHSPLLVTVGFHYKDIKDECDCLNAIIKLSNKNLQNILSQMDNKDFVSQYGEMPSVPESVIEFKSVDARHESVYIAGRYNKWSRTLSQTPWIVDQERRLESSVEEIISDPIKKRALADEFKFSASGREDIDVRMLGRGRPFAIELVNPKQTKFSYEVLREIENEINTVPQVTVTHLQNVVKDQLKELKSGEEFKIKVYKALCYVEGELPDMEKLNNCAPLEILQYTPIRVLHRRANMARPRTIHSMKAVATKVGIDNGCSFFNVILSTQAGTYVKEFVHGDFGRTNPCLRTVLENDTVDILALDVLDIEIDWPTPVKY encoded by the coding sequence ATGGATCAAAACGTAGAAGAAATTCAACAGAACTTATTAAAATTTGGTTGTTGTCGAGTATGTGCAGTTAGACACTTAACAAAACCTTCTGCTATTAATGTTAAAACATTAATTGCTGCATCAGAACAGGATCATGATGAACCAAAACGTCTAAAGAAAAATCCTTGTATAGCATGTTTGGGATTATTTCAAAATCCACAAAAAGATGatatcatcaataaaataatttcttatctaAAAACATCTAAATATGATTCGGATACATTTAATTTAGCGTTTAATTTACCCATGTGTACTATTATTCGTGGACATTCAATAGCATTATATGTATCAAAATTGAGAATAACATTCAATCCAACGTTTCCTACAGCATTTGTTTGTGCCAAAGACGCTTGGAAACTAATGGCTGAGGACGCTATCGTAAAAGCCACCGGTAAACGTTTTGATGTACATTCACCATTGCTAGTTACTGTAGGTTTTCATTATAAAGATATAAAAGACGAATGTGATTGTTTAAATGCAATTATCAAATTAAGTaacaaaaatttacaaaatattttatctcaaATGGATAACAAAGATTTTGTTAGTCAATATGGTGAAATGCCATCAGTACCGGAATCAGTAATAGAATTCAAAAGTGTAGATGCTAGACATGAAAGTGTATATATTGCTGGTCGTTATAATAAGTGGTCTAGGACCCTTTCTCAAACACCTTGGATAGTAGACCAAGAAAGAAGGCTAGAGAGTTCAGTTGAAGAAATAATATCTGATCCAATAAAAAAACGTGCATTAGccgatgaattcaaattttcGGCATCTGGTAGAGAAGACATAGATGTCAGAATGTTAGGAAGAGGAAGGCCGTTTGCCATTGAATTAGTCAATCCGAAACAAACTAAATTCAGCTATGAAGTATTGAGggaaattgaaaatgaaataaacacTGTTCCACAAGTGACTGTAACACACTTGCAAAATGTTGTTAAAGACCAATTAAAAGAGTTGAAATCTGGcgaagaatttaaaatcaaagtaTATAAGGCTCTTTGTTACGTTGAAGGAGAATTACCAGATATGGAAAAACTCAATAACTGTGCCCCTCTAGAAATTTTACAGTACACACCAATCCGAGTTTTGCATAGAAGAGCTAATATGGCCAGGCCTAGAACAATACACTCGATGAAAGCTGTAGCAACCAAAGTCGGTATAGATAATGGTTGTTCATTTTTCAATGTGATTTTGTCCACTCAGGCTGGTACATATGTAAAAGAATTTGTCCATGGAGACTTTGGACGTACAAATCCTTGTCTCAGGACAGTTTTGGAAAACGATACAGTTGATATATTGGCTTTGGATGTTTTAGATATTGAAATTGATTGGCCTACGCCTgtaaagtattaa
- the LOC132938217 gene encoding protein O-mannosyl-transferase TMTC4-like: MKSKQLAVVSWDSKLPFPKFPVWLYVLIVAFVSILCYGNSYYGAFVFDDSEAVVNNHDVNLETPVVKIFSHDFWGTRLTNQASHKSYRPLTILSFRFNVWLNNGHLCPKSLHFTNIVLHAIVSCQLLYVYNLLFNGDSPKTSFLAALMFAVHPVHVEVVSGIVGRADLLSACLSLFVFIIYHRTAKAKQINTLTNIIATVFCCIISAMAMLCKEQGLMIMTFCGVFEVIVINKITFQSIMKNIKTSKIIRLLKKESLERLFILTAGFCIILYGRWTIMGSPPIFQQIDNPASFLTTPFERFVNYSYIYFINIWIMICPVWLCFDWSMGCIPLIYLNTFPKDPRLFIVFGFWTILVLIFYKILFLKNYDKKQLQMGFLLGLLSFLPASNLMFTVGFVIAERVLYLPSAGFIIIIVLGIRRLCLNYFVQRIVRMCILLLICVHSIRTYQRSKEWSSELELFRSALKVCPMNAKVHYNLAKSLADIGQTQEAIDRYKHALLLHPRYDQAMNNLANILKDKNELEEARSLLEKAVTIRNDFAAAWMNLGIVLSAQHEYNKAEYAYLTALQHRKSYPHCYFNLGNLYLEMGEKTKALFAWQNATFQQPTHVISWNNMIVLLESIGELKRAENVARTALSILPNEPNLHFNIANILGKIDKFVEAEKHFLAAIKLKHRSSKAMLVALYHSNLGVLYHRWEKYDLAEMHYLQALTIDPNMQKVKNHLASIRKHLGEISQSTLNINSQQQEKEF, encoded by the exons ATGAAGTCTAAGCAATTAGCAGTTGTCTCCTGGGATTCAAAATTACCATTCCCGA AGTTTCCAGTCTGGTTGTATGTTTTAATAGTAGcatttgtatctatattatgttatggtaACTCATATTATGGTGCTTTTGTGTTTGATGATTCTGAGGCAGTTGTAAATAATCACGACGTAAACCTAGAAACACCAGTGGTCAAGATTTTTAGCCATGACTTTTGGGGTACGAGACTAACGAACCAGGCTAGTCATAAATCATACAGACCTCTTACAATACTGTCCTTTAG gTTTAATGTTTGGTTAAATAATGGACATTTATGTCCAAAGTCATTACATTTCACCAATATAGTTTTACATGCAATTGTTTCCTGTCAACTGTTATATgtctataatttgttatttaatggaGATTCTCCCAAGACTTCATTTTTAGCAGCTCTGATGTTTGCGGTGCATCCTGTTCATGTAGAAGTG gtATCTGGTATAGTTGGACGTGCTGATCTACTTAGTGCATGTTTGTCTCTTTTTGTCTTCATTATTTATCATAGAACTGCAAAagctaaacaaataaatacattaaccAACATAATAGCTACagtattttgttgtataataagTGCTATGGCTATGCTATGCAAAGAACAAGGACTTATGATTATG acgTTCTGTGGTGTGTTTGAAGTTATTGTGATCAACAAAATCACATTTCAaagtattatgaaaaatattaaaacctcaAAAATAATTCGCTTGCTTAAAAAAGAATCATTAGAAAGGCTGTTTATATTGACTGCCGGATTTTGTATTATTCTTTATGGCAGATGGACTATTATGGGTTCACCTcctatttttcaacaaattgaTAATCCTGCATCATTTTTAACAACACCATTTGAAAga TTTGTAAATTACAGTTACatctatttcattaatatttggaTAATGATATGTCCTGTTTGGCTATGTTTTGATTGGTCAATGGGCTGTATCCCTCtgatatatttgaatacatttccTAAAGATCCAAGATTATTCATTGTTTTTGGATTTTGGACAAttcttgtattaatattttataagatcctgtttttaaaaaattatgataaaaa acaATTACAAATGGGATTTCTATTAGGTCTTTTATCGTTTCTGCCTGCTTCAAATTTAATGTTTACAGTTGGATTTGTCATTGCAGAACGAGTGTTATATTTGCCCTCAgctggttttataataattatagtcttGGGTATCAGGagattatgtttaaattattttgttcaaaga ATAGTTAGAATGtgcattttactattaatttgtGTACATTCCATTCGAACATATCAACGCAGTAAGGAATGGAGTTCTGAATTAGAATTATTTAGAAGTGCTTTGAAAGTTTGCCCTATGAATGCTaaagtacattataatttagCAAAAAGTTTAGCTGATATCGGACAAACACAAGAAGCTATAGACCGTTATAAACATGCactatt ATTACACCCAAGGTACGATCAAGCGATGAATAATTtagcaaatattttaaaagacaaAAATGAATTGGAAGAGGCTAGATCTTTACTAGAAAAAGCTGTTACTATTAg AAATGATTTTGCTGCTGCTTGGATGAATTTAGGTATTGTATTATCTGCTCAACATGAATACAATAAAGCTGAATATGCATACTTAACAGCCTTACAACACAGAAAAAGCTATCCTCACTGTTACTTCAACTTGGGAAATTTA taTTTGGAGATGGGAGAGAAGACTAAGGCATTATTTGCATGGCAAAATGCTACATTTCAACAACCAACTCATGTAATTTCATGGAATAATATGATTGTGCTGCTAGAGTCAATTGGTGAATTAAAACGAGCAGAGAATGTAGCTCGCACAGCACTCTCTATTTTACCAAATGAaccaaatttacattttaatatagccAACATATTAGGTAAAATAGATAAATTTGTAGAAgcggaaaaacattttttggcTGCAATCAAACTAAAACATCGATCTTCTAAGGCTATGTTAGTTGcattatatcattcgaatctgg GAGTTTTGTATCATCGTTGGGAAAAATATGATCTCGCAGAAATGCATTATTTACAAGCATTGACGATTGATCCAAATATGCAGAAAGTTAAAAATCACCTTGCATCAATACGTAAACATTTAGGTGAAATCAGTCAATCCACTCTCAATATTAATTCTCAACAACAAGAAAAagagttttaa